The Camarhynchus parvulus chromosome 19, STF_HiC, whole genome shotgun sequence genomic sequence GCTGCCTGAGGCCTCCTCAGGCCCAGTCCCACTGGGCAGGCCGCTCCCCCTTCACGGATGGGGACACTTCAGATCTCTGCATGGACTCTGACCCCGGCACCAAGCGTTCTTCTGTCTTACTTATGCTGCCTTGGAGACTGAAACAAGGCACAAACTTGCAGGAGGAGCCGACTGCCTCAGAGAACCCACCTCACCACAGCAGCAGTACTGGGAATGGGCAGCCACCTCCGCCGGCCgtgggctgctctggagccagctcagccccagcccctgccccagagcaggagccagccaaCACTGCAGCTGAGTCCTGTCCTTCCCCAGAGCCTCCACCCAAGTGCTCCGACCTGCCACCACCCCCCGAGTGGCTCAGGGAACCCGCTGAGGAGCCCAGCTCAGATCCCAGCAAGCACTCGGAACTTCACTTGGAAGCAGAGGAACCACAGCCCTCACCGCCTGAGCTACTGAACCAGGAGATCCATGAAACACTGCCCCAGCCAGAACACCCTTTGTGACTGGCAAATTAATTTCCAGAATACTCTACATCTTTCTTAAACCAAGTAATTTtcaataaagtaaaaaaaggagaagttgACACAGGCAAGAACGGTGAGGCCCCAGCATTTCCTTGACATTTCCCTGGTGTTTCCCAACCTCAGCTTTCACAAGAGAGAACAACCTGCTTCTGCCTGAAGCAAATTTCTGACTACAAAACAAATTGTGCCCAGTCATCACCTGCAACTAGAGATTCCAGAAGGCAGAGtacacagctgtgtgtgccagcacaggcagacaCAGGTAACACACACGTGGAGATGTTACAGACAGCCCAGCATCAGAGGGACTCGGCTTCGCACCCGGGTTTGCTCCACTGGGCTGTGCAAGCGAATGCAATCACCTCCAGGGCATTTCAATAAAGCTTTCTCAATCAAAGATGCTTTGGTCACTTAAAGCCCACCTGAATATTTGCTTAGATACAGCATGCACTCAGTCACTAATATAAACTCATTTAATGGCTCATGGATGCTAGATTCCTTGGAGCATCTCGTGTCCCAATACTTTACATGCTCCTCTCTGGGCCCTGAGTACCAGCACAGCTCATCTCCCCCACACCAGCCTTGGCTGGGCAGTAGCAGGCTGGTATCagcagtagatttttttttttaccagtattgcatatatatatatatatatatatatatatatatatatatatatatatatatatataaagaagcTGCTAGATGCTGAAGCTAGCTTCCCATGAGAGCTCTGCAAAATGGCAGAGTTTGCAGTTCACATGAAGAGGGAATAGATGTGTGGATGGAGCACAGAACAAAGATTTGCACACAATaaacttcagcattttcaaTCTACTGCTAATAAAGAGTAGTACATAATCCAAATGCAATTCCAGGCTGCTGTGTATACAATGGccatagaaaaatatattttcaattttctttactgtttaCATAAGCTGTATGGTTGGGTATGCCTAAAGAATAGCATTACAATTATACAAAGACTTTTGTAAGGCTCATTCACATGACACCCTGTTAAAATTAACAGCACTATAAACAAAACATTATAAACACTCTCACTCTCATATTGCTTTGAGAAAATCAGATCAAGATTTCCTGTAGAAATCTGTAAAATCCTATGAGCTGAGCTATAATATACCTGACAACACAGTGATAGCCTGATCCAAGGAgcagaaaacagtattttaaaattatgacaATATATTCTGGCAGTGTAGCTTAAAAAAGCTTAAGCTAGAAAGCCTAAATTCACATTAACCTCTATTACAGGAGGAGAGGTTAACAGAAGGTAAAAAGAAGCCAAGCTGACCTGccatttcaaacagaaatgtgCAGTGGGGTGGCAGCCTGAGCCTGCAGGCGTGCGGGGGGAGCCCAGGCGtgtgcaggcagccccagctgggagggagcagcagcacagcacagcagggcacggAGGAGCTCGGCACTCCCTGGCAGGGCTCGGGGGAGCCGGGCACTCCCTGGCAGGGCTCGGGGGAGCCGGGcactccctgtcccagcaggtccctgccagggctcgggGGAGCCGGgcactccctgccccagcagggcactccctgccagggctcgggGGAGCCGGgcactccctgccccagcaggtcCCTGGCAGCGCTCGGGGCCGGCTCTGCAGTGCCCACAGGATCAGGTGGTTGCGGAGCCGGGCGCAGCCGTACGATGCAGCTGAGACAAGCACAGCCCCCGgcagcctctggagctgctctccagaaCAAGGCGACCTCTAAGCTCCAATCCATCACAGAAACGATGTGCTGATACTGCAGGACACCACGGTAAGTTTGTGCTTTTTGATTTTACTCACAAAATCCTACTACCAAATcagagaaggaaatgggaatggaatTAGGAGCTGATGACAGATGCTTGCACCAGAAATTTGCTGCAGTGTCAGAGATTTCTTACTAACGGTAACTCGGGTTCTAAACATGTGTTTCCAGCTTTGAGATCGTAATTAActataaggaggaaaaaatgctaCAGTGCATGTTACCATGAACACTGGAATTTGGAGTTCAAGCTAAATTCCTATGATATATTTTAACCAATTTACTTAAGCAAACAGCATGCCTGGATGGGGGGGACTGCTACATTACTGCAGAGATTTGTGAAGATCCAGTTGACAGCCATTTTTTCATCCTCTATAAATGAACACATTATTCCAAACATAATATAGGCTTGAAATCACTAAAAACAAGAAGCAGACATTGTATAAGGTTTGGAAGAGACTTGCGTTTTCGGAAGAAAGCCCTCATTTGAgctggagggggaaagggagatgAAAAAAACAAGTCTCATTCTGCCAGACAACATGACAGGCTGAAGGGATGCTTTGTGAAGTCTCTCTTGAACAATTCTAAAAAGGACCGTGCCACAAAGGGGGTTATTgatatttttacttaatttctCCTGCAAGTGGCCATTGCCAAGACAACCCTTATACGGAGATAAAATGTATTACATGGATTTAAAGGGTGTCATGTTGGTATATTTATTTCCAGGCAACAATGGAATACCAGATATTGAATACATCTACCTGTCTGCTGGTCCTTCTGGTTTTCATACCCACTGGTTTGGGTATCTGTCCTTCTAGCTGTAAGTGCTCAGGAAACGACAGGAATGTGGACTGTTCAGGCAGAAACTTAACTGTACTGCCCCAGGGACTTCAAGACAACCTTACATATTTAAATCTGTCCTTTAACCAGTTTGTAGATCTCGATCATCAGCTAACGAGGTTCACCAATCTGAGGACCCTTGATATTTCAAATAATTGGCTCAAGAATGTTCCTGCTCATCTGCCCAAGTCCTTATGGGAATTATATGCCACAAACAACAACATTAAAGTTCTCCAGAAACTTGATACAGCTTATCAGTGGAATCTTAGAGTGCTCGATATTTCCAGGAATATGGTGGAAAGAGCTGTCCTGATCAACAACACACTGAGCAGTCTCAAGTTTCTCAATCTCAGTAGCAACAAACTTTGGACAGTTCCAACCAATATGCCCTACAACATAGAGACAGTGGATCTATCCAATAACTTCTTGTCCCAGATACTCCCAGGAACACTGGTGAGACTGCAACACCTCACAAGCCTCTACCTGCACAACAACAAGTTCTCATACATTCCCGACAAAGCCTTTgaccagctctcccagctgcaggtaATAACTCTGTACAACAACCCCTGGTCGTGCAGCGATAACCAAACCATCCCTTACGTGCTGCAGTgggtgcagggcacagctgcccgTGTGCTGGGGGccccctgtgctgagcagccctggacGAGCACTGCGCcagccccggcccagcccaCGGCCCTGGACTCCAGCCCCATGATCAAAGGCACCAAGGCGGCCGACAGGGAGGCTTCTGCCGCGGCGCCCGAGCCCACCAAAGTgaccaaaacacacaaacaatTGAAAGCCAAGGAAGTCCCTCCCTTGGGGACCCAAAGCCCCCCGGCTCTGTTCCCCGGCACAGACTCCCCCAACGGCCCCCAGGAGGCCGCGGCCACTCGCACAATCCTCGTCCAGGACTCCACTGAGGGCAACGCCAGCCTGGCCCCGGCCACGGGATCCTCCACCACTCCCATGACTTTAAGCATCACCAGTGGAATGCCAACAAACTACTCCAAGATGCCTCAAAGCACAACCGCTACCTTAAGGAAGGAGGAGGCCACGCCAGGCGTGCCCTCCCGCGCCAGCCACTGGCagatggggctgctctgcctggcactgctgcacgCCCTGGCCCTGGCTATGGACTAAGGGCTTGCACCCCGTGGGAATTACTGAGGTTATTCCTGTGATAACAGCTGGAGTTAACACATCCAGCTGAAATAATGAATGAAAGAAATTCAAAGTCCTGACTGATCTAAAGAAAGTAACAGTTCTTAAAGACGCGCACACTAATGTCTTGATACTAAGCTGCTACTTATTTTCATATGTCTTAATTGAGTACAACTAAtctattattttgtttttaaaaatgtgcttattttgtatttaaatttttcattttacttgcACAGAATAAACACATCAGAATTTTAAGTACTGATTTTACGTATGATTTTGTCAttgaacaactggaaaaaaacagaaggcCTGTATCATATCTGCATTGTCTTGCTTGACTTGCCAGTGAGCAATTCCTGTAATATAGCAGCACAGATTCTTTGTAAGTTACGATGACACgcaaa encodes the following:
- the EVI2B gene encoding protein EVI2B codes for the protein MVSNQVMLVVFCGEIWSSLSAAAPQHAARTESHTCTSATSPRADNLLLHQLQATVPSLHQAATEPQAFPGEDEAGDGSWVAALILGSILIGMVLAIMVILLWKCCLRPPQAQSHWAGRSPFTDGDTSDLCMDSDPGTKRSSVLLMLPWRLKQGTNLQEEPTASENPPHHSSSTGNGQPPPPAVGCSGASSAPAPAPEQEPANTAAESCPSPEPPPKCSDLPPPPEWLREPAEEPSSDPSKHSELHLEAEEPQPSPPELLNQEIHETLPQPEHPL
- the OMG gene encoding oligodendrocyte-myelin glycoprotein yields the protein MEYQILNTSTCLLVLLVFIPTGLGICPSSCKCSGNDRNVDCSGRNLTVLPQGLQDNLTYLNLSFNQFVDLDHQLTRFTNLRTLDISNNWLKNVPAHLPKSLWELYATNNNIKVLQKLDTAYQWNLRVLDISRNMVERAVLINNTLSSLKFLNLSSNKLWTVPTNMPYNIETVDLSNNFLSQILPGTLVRLQHLTSLYLHNNKFSYIPDKAFDQLSQLQVITLYNNPWSCSDNQTIPYVLQWVQGTAARVLGAPCAEQPWTSTAPAPAQPTALDSSPMIKGTKAADREASAAAPEPTKVTKTHKQLKAKEVPPLGTQSPPALFPGTDSPNGPQEAAATRTILVQDSTEGNASLAPATGSSTTPMTLSITSGMPTNYSKMPQSTTATLRKEEATPGVPSRASHWQMGLLCLALLHALALAMD